In one window of Halomarina pelagica DNA:
- a CDS encoding homing endonuclease associated repeat-containing protein: protein MAQKLSRTELVTDLRAFARKLGETPTRRQMNEGGPHSSMPYYREFGSWNEALNAAGLLTNHRNDVPDEELIDELRRVATTLDRTPRFEDVEEYGMFSASTYMRRWGSWPDAKEAAGLRRETRTSRRIERSELLDALDELAREVGKAPTQEEMNELGRFSQRPYYREWGSWAEALRAGGFEPNHENGYNEDELVDALRELADELGHTPARWEMDEKGEFSSDPYIRAFGTWTEAWDAAGLEPRAWYPKRATERELIESIHALAEELDRVPTRQEMVEHGPYSREPFLRTFGSWSAALEAAGFEPYRHDDTDSEYIYYGSNWPDQRKKALLRDQYRCQRCGVTEPKYRRKHGRGLEVHHLTKLRKFDNIEVANQLSNLLTLCPEDHRLVEAKGRVTKD, encoded by the coding sequence GTGGCTCAGAAGCTGTCCAGAACGGAACTCGTGACCGATCTCCGGGCGTTCGCCCGGAAGCTGGGAGAGACGCCGACCCGCCGGCAGATGAACGAGGGCGGCCCGCATTCGAGCATGCCCTACTACCGCGAGTTCGGCTCGTGGAACGAGGCGCTGAACGCCGCGGGACTGCTCACGAACCACCGGAACGACGTGCCCGACGAGGAGTTGATCGACGAACTCCGGCGGGTGGCGACGACACTCGATCGGACGCCTCGGTTCGAGGACGTGGAGGAATACGGTATGTTCTCCGCGTCCACGTACATGCGGCGGTGGGGATCGTGGCCCGACGCCAAGGAGGCGGCCGGATTGCGACGGGAGACGCGGACGAGTCGGCGGATCGAGCGATCGGAGCTGTTGGACGCGCTGGACGAACTGGCACGGGAGGTGGGGAAAGCGCCCACCCAGGAGGAGATGAACGAGTTAGGGCGATTCTCGCAACGGCCGTACTATCGGGAGTGGGGATCGTGGGCGGAGGCGCTTCGGGCGGGGGGATTCGAACCGAATCACGAAAACGGTTACAACGAGGACGAACTTGTTGACGCCTTACGAGAGTTAGCAGACGAGTTAGGTCACACGCCAGCGCGGTGGGAGATGGACGAAAAGGGAGAATTTTCGTCAGACCCCTACATTCGAGCCTTCGGGACGTGGACCGAAGCCTGGGATGCTGCAGGACTTGAGCCCCGAGCGTGGTACCCGAAACGGGCAACCGAGCGAGAATTGATCGAATCGATACACGCTCTCGCGGAGGAACTCGACCGGGTACCGACTCGACAGGAGATGGTCGAGCACGGTCCATACTCTCGCGAACCGTTTCTCCGCACGTTTGGCTCGTGGAGCGCAGCGCTCGAAGCTGCAGGGTTCGAACCTTACCGCCACGATGACACCGATAGCGAGTATATTTACTATGGTTCGAACTGGCCCGATCAGCGCAAAAAAGCACTACTCCGTGATCAATATCGATGTCAGAGATGCGGGGTTACTGAACCGAAGTACAGACGTAAACACGGGCGTGGGTTAGAAGTCCATCACCTGACTAAACTTAGGAAGTTCGACAATATCGAGGTAGCGAACCAGCTTTCAAACTTGTTGACGTTGTGTCCGGAGGATCATCGATTAGTAGAGGCGAAGGGACGAGTCACTAAGGATTGA
- a CDS encoding type IV pilin yields the protein MGLLYPPIARGRAIGAADRGTVGYGNNMNIRKLLDADERGVSPVIGVILMVAITVILAAVIGTFVLGLGDNVQTNVQAGATIQANDEADTITTTFNSRQSEDTVIDVSYAVTGGTANVSSGTTLEAIGETTTATVSGTSGDEVTVTVTVTAKNGDTQTVVMNKEVDLTIN from the coding sequence GTGGGACTCCTCTACCCCCCGATCGCGCGTGGACGCGCGATCGGCGCGGCCGACCGTGGCACAGTGGGATATGGCAACAACATGAACATCAGAAAACTGCTCGACGCGGACGAGAGAGGTGTCAGTCCAGTGATAGGTGTCATCCTTATGGTGGCGATTACTGTCATTCTAGCTGCAGTTATCGGCACGTTCGTGCTCGGACTCGGCGACAACGTACAGACGAACGTGCAGGCAGGTGCGACCATCCAAGCGAACGATGAGGCGGACACGATCACGACCACTTTCAACAGTCGACAGAGTGAAGATACCGTCATTGACGTTAGTTACGCTGTGACTGGTGGTACAGCCAATGTTTCATCTGGAACAACGTTAGAAGCAATAGGAGAGACAACCACTGCAACGGTGAGTGGCACCTCCGGTGATGAAGTCACAGTTACGGTAACAGTGACAGCCAAGAATGGTGATACACAGACAGTCGTAATGAACAAGGAAGTCGATCTGACGATCAACTAG
- a CDS encoding Lrp/AsnC family transcriptional regulator produces MKDGNLDDVDREILYRLQRDARHTSSGDIAAGMDVSASTVRNRIQRLEAAGIIRGYHVDIDYEAAGYPLYTKLVCTAPVDEREELVRRALDVPGVVAVREVMTGDENVYINAVGRDHDDLNRIGRELSGLGLRITDEVLIRDEYVRPYRGFHDRERPD; encoded by the coding sequence ATGAAGGACGGCAACCTGGACGACGTCGACAGGGAGATCCTCTACCGGCTTCAGCGGGACGCGCGTCACACCTCGTCGGGGGACATCGCGGCGGGGATGGACGTCTCCGCGAGCACCGTTCGCAACCGGATTCAACGGCTCGAAGCCGCGGGGATCATCCGCGGCTACCACGTCGACATCGACTACGAGGCCGCTGGCTACCCGCTCTACACCAAACTCGTCTGCACCGCCCCGGTCGACGAGCGCGAGGAACTCGTTCGGCGGGCGCTCGACGTACCGGGCGTCGTCGCCGTCAGGGAGGTGATGACCGGCGACGAGAACGTCTACATCAACGCGGTGGGGCGCGACCACGACGACCTGAACCGCATCGGACGCGAGCTGAGCGGCCTCGGTCTCCGCATCACCGACGAGGTCCTCATCAGAGACGAGTACGTCCGCCCGTACCGGGGGTTCCACGACCGAGAGCGGCCCGACTGA
- a CDS encoding NAD-binding protein — protein sequence MGRTLRASPDGSGADHGQNMTVLIVGDDAVARALAERFDRRGAGVVLVGADAEAIEAARAAGLTAHRLDLTDAGALRAVLEGVTVAVVSTAADGVNLLAAQALARDVECVVVRVNDPRNHVAFEALDADRVCATTVLAGALAETAELERPARRRRRRMVS from the coding sequence GTGGGACGAACGCTCCGGGCCTCGCCGGACGGAAGCGGGGCAGACCACGGCCAGAACATGACCGTACTGATCGTCGGCGACGACGCGGTCGCCCGCGCGCTCGCGGAGCGCTTCGACCGGCGCGGGGCCGGCGTAGTGCTCGTCGGAGCCGACGCCGAAGCCATCGAGGCGGCGCGCGCCGCCGGACTGACGGCGCACCGTCTCGATCTGACCGACGCGGGGGCGCTGCGAGCGGTGCTCGAGGGGGTGACGGTCGCCGTCGTCTCGACGGCGGCCGACGGCGTCAACCTGCTCGCCGCACAGGCGCTCGCGCGCGACGTCGAGTGCGTCGTCGTGCGCGTCAACGACCCGCGAAACCACGTCGCCTTCGAGGCGCTGGACGCGGATCGCGTCTGCGCGACGACGGTACTCGCGGGCGCGCTCGCCGAGACGGCCGAACTCGAACGACCGGCGCGACGCCGGCGTCGACGGATGGTCTCGTAA
- a CDS encoding cation:proton antiporter has product MVAGGAEIDVLNLLLVLVVAWTFGAAAERVGYPAMMGELLAGVAFGPAMLGLLEPSETLDVLAELGVFLLMVYVGMEVDLDDLFALGSQALAVAVGAFVIPFGLGYGAGVAIGTSTGGALFLGLAMAATSLATKSRILVDLDLLDTRIAGILLGGALISDVGVLVVFAAVLGFVQAGTVDALAVVITLVEALAFFAATLFIGYRFLPHVWSQFDALRRRYGFVNETTAFTIALAVALVFAALADLAGLHVIIGGFVAGMFLRQADLHESLYRHMHDVIYDLAIGFFAPVFFVTVAFDITLDVFTQSLGLLALLVGVAFVGKIAGSWLFSLPTNLTSREGVVIGFGMNGRGTVEIIIAAVALSNGIIGQELFSILVFLAMFTTAMVPVTMKWGIDWLSAAGELVYTDGSTGSTEPPAETDVRG; this is encoded by the coding sequence ATGGTAGCGGGCGGGGCGGAGATCGACGTCCTGAACCTCCTGCTTGTCCTCGTCGTGGCCTGGACGTTCGGCGCGGCCGCCGAACGCGTCGGATACCCGGCGATGATGGGCGAGTTGCTCGCCGGCGTCGCGTTCGGCCCGGCGATGCTGGGGCTGCTCGAACCGTCCGAGACGCTCGACGTCCTCGCCGAGCTGGGCGTCTTCCTCCTGATGGTGTACGTCGGGATGGAGGTGGACCTCGACGACCTGTTCGCGCTCGGTTCCCAGGCGCTCGCCGTCGCCGTCGGCGCGTTCGTCATCCCCTTCGGGCTCGGCTACGGCGCGGGAGTCGCCATCGGCACGTCGACCGGCGGCGCGCTGTTTCTCGGTCTCGCCATGGCGGCGACGTCGCTCGCGACGAAGTCGCGCATCCTCGTCGACCTCGACCTCCTCGACACCCGCATCGCGGGGATCCTGCTGGGCGGCGCGTTGATCTCCGACGTGGGCGTGCTCGTGGTGTTCGCCGCGGTGCTCGGCTTCGTCCAGGCGGGGACCGTCGACGCGCTCGCCGTCGTCATCACCCTCGTCGAGGCGCTCGCGTTCTTCGCCGCGACGCTGTTCATCGGGTACCGGTTCCTGCCGCACGTCTGGTCGCAGTTCGACGCCTTGCGCCGACGCTACGGCTTCGTGAACGAGACGACCGCGTTCACCATCGCGCTGGCGGTTGCGCTCGTGTTCGCCGCGCTCGCCGACCTCGCCGGCCTCCACGTGATCATCGGCGGCTTCGTCGCCGGGATGTTCCTCCGGCAGGCGGACCTCCACGAGTCGCTCTATCGGCACATGCACGACGTGATCTACGACCTCGCCATCGGCTTCTTCGCGCCCGTCTTCTTCGTCACGGTGGCGTTCGACATCACGCTCGACGTCTTCACGCAGAGCCTGGGGCTGCTCGCGTTACTGGTCGGCGTCGCCTTCGTCGGCAAGATCGCCGGTTCGTGGCTCTTCTCGCTCCCGACGAACCTCACCTCCCGCGAGGGGGTGGTCATCGGCTTCGGCATGAACGGTCGGGGTACCGTCGAGATCATCATCGCCGCCGTCGCCCTCTCGAACGGCATCATCGGCCAGGAACTGTTCTCGATACTCGTCTTCCTCGCCATGTTCACCACGGCGATGGTTCCGGTGACGATGAAGTGGGGCATCGACTGGCTCAGCGCGGCGGGCGAACTCGTCTACACGGACGGATCGACCGGATCGACCGAACCGCCCGCGGAGACGGACGTCAGGGGGTGA
- a CDS encoding anaerobic glycerol-3-phosphate dehydrogenase subunit C has product MSDTEDPSDATDRTDDGFDDEYPVQVFPEAEEMDLRPGTDDCYKCSSCDTSCPVAEVDDTFPGPKFQGPEQWRLTRKEDVEVDASIKQCSNCMRCDSACPSGVPLSQMHNTARAKYVEEQGLSLTYLRDRILANYGTLARLGSRVPRLTNFVMGLGVTKLVNERVLGITSEREFPEFATETFREWWDERGGRDASRERARAERNTGGDDGSRKRVAYFHGDYANYNTPEVAKALVRVYEHFGYEVAVPDQRCSGTPMFANGMMDDARRAARFNVETFRELIEAGYDVVCSCTSCSMALRKEYPELFDFEGTDAVAASTYDAIEYLRIHEDLPSALADAEVSLGEFAYHAPCHARNQGLANQSREVFADLDGVEVTDVGDSCSGISGTYGWKEENYDVSMAIGEEMFEHMETVESGAGMTECPTCAMQMEHGTGYEVRHPLEVLDAALVE; this is encoded by the coding sequence ATGAGCGACACAGAAGACCCGAGCGACGCGACGGACCGAACCGACGACGGGTTCGACGACGAGTACCCCGTACAGGTGTTCCCGGAGGCCGAGGAGATGGACCTCCGCCCGGGGACGGACGACTGTTACAAGTGTTCCAGCTGCGACACCTCGTGTCCGGTCGCGGAGGTGGACGACACCTTCCCCGGGCCGAAGTTCCAGGGGCCGGAGCAGTGGCGGCTGACGCGCAAGGAGGACGTCGAGGTCGACGCCTCGATCAAGCAGTGCTCGAACTGCATGCGCTGTGACTCGGCGTGTCCCTCGGGCGTCCCGCTGAGTCAGATGCACAACACGGCGCGCGCGAAGTACGTCGAGGAGCAGGGCCTCTCGCTCACCTACCTGCGCGACCGGATCCTCGCCAACTACGGCACGCTGGCCCGACTCGGCTCGCGCGTGCCGCGGCTCACCAACTTCGTGATGGGCCTCGGGGTCACGAAGCTGGTGAACGAGCGCGTGCTCGGCATCACGTCGGAGCGGGAGTTTCCCGAGTTCGCCACCGAGACGTTCCGCGAGTGGTGGGACGAGCGAGGCGGCCGTGACGCCTCGCGGGAGCGCGCGCGGGCGGAACGGAACACAGGAGGCGACGACGGGAGCCGGAAGCGCGTCGCGTACTTCCACGGCGACTACGCGAACTACAACACCCCCGAGGTCGCGAAGGCCCTCGTCCGGGTGTACGAGCACTTCGGGTACGAGGTGGCCGTCCCCGACCAGCGCTGCTCCGGCACGCCCATGTTCGCCAACGGGATGATGGACGACGCCCGGCGGGCCGCGCGGTTCAACGTGGAGACCTTCCGGGAACTGATCGAGGCGGGCTACGACGTGGTCTGCTCCTGTACCTCCTGCTCGATGGCGCTCCGGAAGGAGTACCCCGAACTGTTCGACTTCGAGGGAACCGACGCCGTCGCCGCGAGCACCTACGACGCGATCGAGTACCTCCGCATCCACGAGGACCTCCCCTCGGCGCTCGCCGACGCGGAGGTGTCGCTCGGGGAGTTCGCCTACCACGCGCCCTGCCACGCCCGCAATCAGGGACTGGCGAACCAGTCGCGCGAGGTGTTCGCCGACCTCGACGGCGTCGAGGTGACCGACGTGGGCGACTCCTGTTCGGGCATCAGCGGCACCTACGGCTGGAAGGAGGAGAACTACGACGTCTCGATGGCGATCGGTGAGGAGATGTTCGAGCACATGGAGACCGTCGAGTCGGGCGCGGGCATGACGGAGTGTCCCACCTGCGCGATGCAGATGGAGCACGGCACCGGCTACGAGGTCCGCCACCCGCTCGAGGTGCTCGACGCCGCCCTCGTCGAGTGA
- the glpB gene encoding glycerol-3-phosphate dehydrogenase subunit GlpB: protein MAIEDDVLVVGGGLAGVTAAIAAARTGARTRLVSHKESTLRQASGLIDVLGYEPDGDDLDPLADPFEAIDALPEDHPHPYAHLGSEGVREGLAFFDDLAGESYRGGHTNRNALVPTHGGAIKPTARYPAGVAAGLASDDREALLVGFETVTDFSAGYAADHLRAAGVPFEVRGATVPFPGDFRDDAAITRLARALDENALVEHEGSRVAVRTALAELVRPHLGDAERVGFPALLGHDRPEEVRPALERLLDAAVFEVPMGPPSLPGIRLAERLYAAADEAGVRATNGVPVVDHEADGNRIEAVRVRHERQVVPYRADQYVLAAGGLVGKGIDSDRGGVREAVFGCHVPHPDDRYDWFEDGAFDAHPFARFGVRVDRDLRPLDATDEPHYENLRAAGAVLGGYDFAAECSGSGVSLATGVRAGRLAGETTERTT, encoded by the coding sequence ATGGCGATTGAGGACGACGTCCTCGTCGTCGGCGGCGGGCTGGCCGGGGTGACCGCCGCCATCGCCGCCGCACGGACCGGCGCGCGCACGCGCCTCGTCTCCCACAAGGAGAGCACGCTCCGGCAGGCCTCTGGGCTGATCGACGTGCTCGGCTACGAACCAGACGGGGACGACCTCGACCCGCTCGCCGACCCGTTCGAGGCGATCGACGCCCTCCCGGAGGACCACCCCCACCCCTACGCGCACCTCGGGAGCGAGGGCGTCCGCGAGGGGCTCGCGTTCTTCGACGACCTCGCGGGCGAGTCCTACCGGGGTGGCCACACCAACCGCAACGCGCTGGTGCCGACCCACGGCGGCGCGATCAAGCCGACCGCCCGCTACCCCGCCGGCGTCGCCGCGGGCCTCGCCAGCGACGACCGCGAGGCGCTGCTCGTCGGCTTCGAGACGGTGACGGACTTCTCGGCGGGCTACGCCGCCGATCACCTCCGGGCCGCGGGCGTCCCCTTCGAGGTGCGGGGCGCGACCGTCCCCTTCCCGGGCGACTTCCGGGACGACGCCGCGATCACGCGTCTCGCGCGCGCGCTCGACGAGAACGCGCTCGTCGAGCACGAGGGGTCGCGGGTCGCCGTCCGAACCGCGCTCGCGGAACTCGTCCGCCCCCACCTCGGAGACGCCGAGCGCGTCGGCTTCCCGGCGCTCCTCGGTCACGACCGTCCCGAGGAGGTACGCCCGGCGCTCGAACGGCTCCTCGACGCCGCGGTGTTCGAGGTGCCGATGGGGCCGCCGAGCCTCCCCGGGATCCGCCTGGCGGAGCGCCTCTACGCCGCCGCCGACGAGGCGGGCGTGCGCGCCACCAACGGCGTCCCGGTCGTCGACCACGAGGCCGACGGGAATCGGATCGAGGCCGTCCGGGTGCGCCACGAGCGACAGGTCGTGCCCTACCGCGCCGACCAGTACGTGCTCGCGGCCGGCGGGCTGGTCGGGAAGGGCATCGACTCCGATCGCGGGGGCGTCCGTGAGGCCGTCTTCGGCTGTCACGTCCCCCACCCCGACGACCGCTACGACTGGTTCGAGGACGGCGCGTTCGACGCCCACCCGTTCGCCCGCTTCGGCGTGCGCGTGGACCGCGACCTCCGCCCCCTCGACGCGACCGACGAACCGCACTACGAGAACCTCCGGGCCGCGGGCGCGGTCCTCGGGGGCTACGACTTCGCCGCGGAGTGTTCCGGCAGCGGCGTCTCGCTCGCCACGGGCGTCCGTGCCGGGCGACTGGCGGGAGAGACCACGGAGAGGACCACATGA
- the glpA gene encoding anaerobic glycerol-3-phosphate dehydrogenase subunit GlpA — translation MASETTVVVIGGGSTGCGIARDLAMRGVDVTLVEQGNLTHGTTGRMHGLLHSGGRYAVSDRKSARECIEENRVLREIASHCVEMTGGYFVQLEGDPDDYFEEKLAGCRACDIPAEVVDGETVRREEPYLSPEVTRAIRVPDGAVDPFRLCVANAASAIEFGARVETHAAVTDVLVEGGANGANAGPAGGRVVGVRVRHGDGPGGHGEGTPGTTEEIYAEHVVNATGAWAGRIGALAGVDVEVRPSKGAMVVMNCRQVDRVVNRCRPKGDADIVVPHETTAILGTTDEEVEDPEDYPEERWEVDLLIDELSKLVPVLAESRTVRSFWGVRPLYEPPGTGTADPTDITRDYFLLDHEERDDLPGFTSIVGGKFTTYRMMAESITDHVCERLGVSAPCRTAEVPLPGSEDFSVLRDYMADFGLRSPIGRRSVQRLGSRADEVLRTGEPNPVLCDCEAVTRAELRDAISQSGSDLNAARIRTRASMGNCQGGFCAHRMAFELHPEYDEATVTAAFDDLYRERYKGERHALWGEQLSQAMLNHALHAATMNRDRDPARTGRRTDFAAFDGGEHGD, via the coding sequence ATGGCGTCGGAGACAACGGTCGTAGTTATCGGCGGGGGATCGACCGGGTGCGGTATCGCCAGGGACCTCGCGATGCGCGGCGTGGACGTCACGCTCGTCGAGCAGGGCAACCTCACCCACGGGACGACCGGTCGGATGCACGGCCTGCTCCACAGCGGGGGCCGCTACGCCGTCTCGGATCGGAAGAGCGCGCGCGAGTGCATCGAGGAGAACCGCGTCCTCCGGGAGATCGCGAGCCACTGCGTCGAGATGACCGGCGGCTACTTCGTCCAGCTCGAGGGCGACCCGGACGACTACTTCGAGGAGAAACTCGCCGGCTGTCGCGCCTGCGACATCCCGGCCGAGGTGGTCGACGGCGAGACGGTCCGGCGCGAGGAGCCGTATCTCTCTCCGGAGGTGACGCGGGCGATCCGCGTCCCCGACGGCGCGGTGGACCCGTTCCGCCTCTGCGTGGCGAACGCCGCGAGCGCGATCGAGTTCGGCGCGCGCGTCGAGACGCACGCGGCGGTGACGGACGTGCTCGTCGAGGGCGGGGCGAACGGGGCGAACGCCGGACCGGCGGGCGGTCGCGTCGTCGGCGTCCGCGTGCGCCACGGCGACGGCCCGGGCGGGCACGGCGAGGGGACGCCCGGCACGACCGAGGAGATCTACGCCGAGCACGTGGTCAACGCGACCGGCGCGTGGGCCGGCCGGATCGGCGCGCTCGCGGGCGTCGACGTCGAGGTGCGCCCGTCGAAGGGCGCGATGGTCGTGATGAACTGCCGGCAGGTCGACCGCGTGGTCAACCGCTGCCGGCCGAAGGGCGACGCCGACATCGTCGTCCCCCACGAGACGACCGCCATCCTCGGGACGACCGACGAGGAGGTCGAGGACCCCGAGGACTACCCAGAGGAGAGGTGGGAGGTGGACCTCCTCATCGACGAGCTGTCGAAGCTGGTCCCGGTCCTCGCGGAGTCGCGCACGGTGCGCTCGTTCTGGGGCGTCCGCCCGCTGTACGAGCCGCCGGGGACTGGGACGGCCGACCCGACGGACATCACCCGCGACTACTTCCTGCTCGACCACGAGGAGCGCGACGACCTCCCCGGGTTCACCTCCATCGTCGGCGGGAAGTTCACCACCTACCGGATGATGGCCGAGTCGATCACCGACCACGTCTGCGAGAGGCTCGGCGTCTCCGCCCCCTGCCGAACCGCCGAGGTTCCCCTCCCCGGCAGCGAGGACTTCTCAGTCCTCCGCGACTACATGGCGGACTTCGGTCTCCGGTCGCCGATCGGCCGCCGGAGCGTCCAGCGCCTCGGCAGCCGCGCCGACGAGGTCCTTCGCACCGGCGAGCCGAACCCCGTGCTCTGCGACTGCGAGGCGGTCACTCGCGCCGAGTTACGCGACGCCATCTCCCAGTCCGGCTCGGATCTCAACGCCGCGCGCATCCGCACCCGCGCCTCGATGGGCAACTGCCAGGGCGGGTTCTGCGCCCACCGGATGGCGTTCGAACTCCACCCCGAGTACGACGAGGCGACGGTCACCGCCGCGTTCGACGACCTCTATCGGGAGCGCTACAAGGGCGAGCGTCACGCGCTGTGGGGCGAGCAGCTCTCACAGGCGATGCTCAACCACGCGCTCCACGCGGCGACGATGAACCGCGACCGCGACCCGGCGCGGACCGGCCGGAGGACCGACTTCGCCGCCTTCGACGGGGGCGAGCATGGCGATTGA